The genomic DNA CGCACGAATGCCATACTTCCCTTTAATCGCCTTCGATGAAAAGCCCGGTGTCGTCCGCTCAACAATGAAAGCACTAATACCATGATGTTTTTTCGCTTTATCGGTATACGCAAAGACGAGAAAATGATCTGCGACATCACAAAGTGAAATCCATGTTTTTTGGCCATTTAACACATAAGTGTCCCCGTCACGTACGGCGGTCGTAGCCATTGCCGCAACGTCCGATCCAGCGCCCGGCTCTGTTAAACCAAAGGCGCCAATTTTTTCACCTTTCGCTTGCGGCACAAGATATTTCTGCTTCTGCTCTTCGGTGCCCCATTGCATAAGCGTCATCGAATTCAGCCCAATATGAACGGACACTGCTGTTCGAAACGCTGTATCTCCACGTTCCATTTCTTCACAAAGAATTGCGAGTGCATTATAGTCCATGCCGCTACCGCCGTAGCGTTCAGGTACACAAACGCCCATAAAGCCTAAGTCCGCAAGCTTCTTCCAGATTGCCGGGTCAAATCCACCTTGTGCATCCCATGCTTGAATATGTGGCATAATTTCTTCATCGACAAACTGACGAGCTGTTTTTCTTAGCATCTGTTGCTCTTCTGTGAATGTGAAGTCCATTTCTTCGATTCCTCCCTCACTTATGCAGAGACGTCGTTCGTCTCGATATGTTCTTCGATGACAACACCGCGCTTTTTCATCTCTTCCATATATAACTCGCCCGGTACAATGTTTTCCGGCGGGTGTACCCCACGCTTTGTAATAACGCCTGTGCCAATCATCTGTGCCACAATCGAAATGGTATTCGCCGTTGCACGTGCCATAGCAGTTTCATTGACTGTCCGATCTTTTTCCGTAATCAAATCATACTCATACGTAATAGGCGAGCCGTTTTTATCGCCACTGACAATCACTCGTAGCAATACCGCATCTGATTTATCACCTAGTCGGAGTTGCGGTGACAATAATTCCCGCATGACATCACGCACTTTCACTTTATTCCCCGCAATATTCACTTCAT from Sporosarcina sp. FSL K6-1522 includes the following:
- a CDS encoding acyl-CoA dehydrogenase family protein is translated as MDFTFTEEQQMLRKTARQFVDEEIMPHIQAWDAQGGFDPAIWKKLADLGFMGVCVPERYGGSGMDYNALAILCEEMERGDTAFRTAVSVHIGLNSMTLMQWGTEEQKQKYLVPQAKGEKIGAFGLTEPGAGSDVAAMATTAVRDGDTYVLNGQKTWISLCDVADHFLVFAYTDKAKKHHGISAFIVERTTPGFSSKAIKGKYGIRAGNTGELFFEDVRIPAANLLGEEGEGFKIAMSALDNGRFTVAAGAVGLIMACLEESVKYCHQRETFGKAIGKHQLVQQMIAKMEAGYQMSRLLVYRAGELKNKGVRNTRETSLAKWQACDFANQAADDAVQIHGAYGYSDDYLVARFLRNSKAPVIYEGTREIHTIMQAEYVLGYREDKKLSNRLPEWPFS